The Burkholderia cepacia genomic interval CGTCGGGCTCCGCATTGGCCGGCGTGCCGTTTTACGCGGATCAGATCGCGGAAGCGCGCATGCGCCCGCCGTCCGGCGACGCGTCGCCGCGGCCCATGGCCATGGCTGCCGACGTCGTCGCGTCGCTCGTTTCCCGGGTCCCGTTCGACGTTCCCGATCCCAAGCCGGTCGCGTCGCCGAGCATCGCGTTGTCCACGCTGGGCGGTGAGACCGGCTATCACGCGTTGCTCGAGCGACGTGCCGCGTTCACCGAGCCGCGGGTGCTGGCGGGCTTGCTTGACGCGCTGAAGCCGACGCTGACCGCGTCGCCGTTGCCGCCGATGCGGGTTGCCAGGCTGGCGGCGTCGCTCGATGGCCGGTTGCCCGTCGGGCCGCAGATGTCGGCGAGCGCTGACGAGCTTGCGGCGCAGGTCGCCAGCATCGGCGGCCGTCCGGCTCCGGTTGTGGCCGATGCGCGTGCGGAAGGCGGGATGGGGCTCGCTGTGCCTGGGTGGCGCGTTACGATGCGCGCACGCACGGACGCGGTGTCCGGTGCCGGTGCGGGCGAGCGAAGCCGGTTCGGCCGTGGCGCGCGCGCCAAGACGATCGGCCGCGGCGCCGAGGGGCTTCCAACGATCGTTGCCGACATGCGGACCACGTCGCCGGCGTATGATGCGCGCGCGACGGCGCGGCCGGCCGCCGTCTCCGGTTTGCCGAGCGCGGTCGAAATCGCCGCGGCCCTGGTCCAGTCAGAGGGGAGCGGACGTTCGCCCGCAGCGAAGCGCAAGCCGAACCGGACGACGCGCGACGCGGCGATGTATTCCGTCGATGCCGGGCGCGACACGGGCTGGCGCGCGGCGACCGCGACGACAGTGGCTGACGAACGATACCGCCGCCCGCGCTGGGGCGGCGTGGTCTACGACAACATCATGGCCTCGGTTGCAGCTACGGCGCCGGTCGCGCGGGGCCGCACCGTCAACGTCGACATGCCGCGGCGCGGCGCATATGGCGACGTCGCGATGAGTGTGGCGGCCCTCGCGTCGAACAGGCCGTCCTAGGGCGACGCCGACCCGAAGCGTGCCGCGGATCGGCTGCGCGTCCTGATGTGCGCAGCGAACTCGTGCGGCCGCTCCCGGCCGCACGAACCGCTTCCGCCTTGCGCGGCTACGCGACGTGCCGTGTCGTGCCGTCCTGCGGTGCGCGCCAGCGCGCGACGAGGTCGCGCCACTTGATGCGCACGGCCTGCAGGTTGCGCTCCTTCACGTGGCCGTAGCCGCGGATGCCGTCCGGCAGCGCCGCGAGCTCGAGCGCGAGCGGGCGGTTGGCCGCGTTCAGCTTGGCCAGCACTTCGCCGATCAGCGCTTCGTACTCGCCGATCAGCGCGCGCTCGGAGCGGCGTTCCTCGGTGCGGCCGAACGGGTCGAGCCCCGTGCCGCGCAGGAACTTCGCCTTCGCGAGCCAGCGGAAGGCCGTCATCATCCACGGGCCGTACGCCTTCTTCACCAGGTGGCCGTGTGCGTCCGTCTTCGCGAACAGCGGCGGCGCGAGGTGGAATTTCAGCTTCCAGTCGCCTTCGAACTGCGCGGACAGGCGCGCGAGGAACGCGGGATCGGACTGCAGCCGCGCGACCTCGTATTCGTCCTTGTACGCCATCAGCTTGAACAGGTTGCGGGCGACCGCTTCGGTCAGCGGCTCCTGCACCACCGTGTCGCCGTCCGCCAGTGCGCGCTCGGCCGCGCGCACCTTGTCGACGAACGCCGCATAGCGCGCCGCATACGCGGCGTTCTGGTACGCGGTGAGGAATTCCACGCGCTTCGCGATCAGTGCGTCGACCGCCTTCTTCGTGTGCAGCGCGATCACCGTGGCGCCTTGCGCGGGACGCGCGTCGCCGGCCGCGGCCTGCTTCACGCTCGCCAGGTCGTACGCGGCGCGGCGGCCCCAGTCGAATGCCGCACGGTTCTTCTCGACCGATACCGCATTCAGCTCGATCGCGCGGACGAGCGACGCGAGCGTGAGCGGCAGCCAGCCTTTCTGCCATGCGTAGCCGAGCACGAACGGGTTCGTGTAGATCGCGTCGCCGAGCAGCGCGACCGCGAAGCGGTTCGCGTCGATGAAATCGACGGCTTCGCCCGCCGCCGCGCGGATGTCGTTTTCGGCGGACAGGCCCGGGAACGCCCAGTTCGGGTTCTTGATGAATTCGGCGGTCGGCGTCTGCGCACTGTTGACGACCACGCGCGTCGTGTCGTGCCGCATCCGCGACGTGCACTCGTCGCCGGCCGTGACGATCGCGTCGCAGCCGATCACGAGGTCGGCTTCGCCCATCGCGATCCGGGTCGCGTGGATGTCGGTCGGCGCGTGCGAGATCTGCACGTGGCTCATCACGGCGCCGCCCTTCTGCGCGAGGCCGGTGACGTCGAGTACGGTCACGCCCTTGTTTTCGAGGTGCGCGGCCATCCCGAGCAGCGCGCCGATCGTGACGACGCCCGTGCCGCCGACGCCCGTGACGAGCACGCCGTATGCGCGGTCGATGTCCGGCAGCGTCGGTTCGGGAATGGGCGGCAGCGCGTCGCCGTCGACCGACACGGCCTTCGGCTTCTTCAACTGGCCGCCCTCGACCGTGACGAAGCTCGGGCAGAAGCCCTTCACGCACGAGAAATCCTTGTTGCAGCTCGACTGGTTGATCTGGCGCTTCGTGCCGAATTCGGTTTCGAGCGGCTCGACCGACAGGCAGTTCGACTGCACCGAGCAGTCGCCGCAGCCTTCGCACACCGCGTCGTTGATCACCACGCGCTTCGCCGGGTCCGGATACGTGCCGCGCTTGCGGCGGCGGCGCTTCTCGGTCGCGCAGGTCTGGTCGTAGATCAGGATCGTCGTGCCTTCGATCTCGCGCAGCTCGCGCTGCACGTCGTCGAGCTGGTCGCGGTGATGAATCGGCACGCCCGGCGCGAGCAGCGCCTTCTGGCTGTCGTACTTCTCCGGCTCGTCGGTGACGATCACGATCTTCTTCGCGCCTTCGGACGCGAGCTGGTGCGTGATCTGCGGCACCGTCAGCACGCCGTCGACCGGCTGCCCGCCCGTCATCGCGACGGCGTCGTTGTAGAGGATCTTGTAGGTGATGTTCGCTTTCGACGAGATCGCCGCGCGCACGGCCAGCAGGCCCGAGTGGAAATAGGTGCCGTCGCCGAGGTTCGCGAACACGTGCTTCTCGTCCGTGAACGGTGCCTGGCCGATCCACGGCACGCCTTCGCCGCCCATCTGGCTGAAGGTGCTCGTGCTGCGGTCCATCCACACGGTCATGTAGTGGCAGCCGATGCCGGCGATCGCGCGCGAGCCTTCCGGCACGTTGGTCGACGTGTTGTGCGGGCAGCCGGAGCAGAACCACGGCTTGCGCTCGGTCTGCACGTGCGGCTTCGCGAGCGCCATTTCCTTCGCGTTGATCACCGCGAGCCGCGCGGCGATGCGCGCGCGCACGTCGGACGGCAGCTCGAATTTCTCGAGGCGCGTCGCGATCGCCTTCGCGATGATCGCGGGCGACAGTTCGTAGTGTGCGGGCAGCAGCCAGTTGCCCATCGGCACCGACCATTCGCCGCCGGCGCCGTCCTTTTCGTCGAACTTGCCGAACACGCGCGGCCGCTGGCCGTCGGGCCAGTTGTACAGCTCTTCCTTGATCGCGTATTCGAGGATCTGGCGCTTTTCCTCGACGACGAGGATTTCGTCGAGGCCGCGCGCGAACGCCTGGGCGCCCTGCGCCTCGAGCGGCCACACGCAGCCGACCTTGTAGAGCCGGATGCCGATCCGCGCGCAGGTTTCGTCGTCGAGGCCGAGGTCGGTCAGCGCCTGGCGCACGTCGAGGTATGCCTTGCCGCCCGTCATGATCCCGAAGCGCGCGTTCGGCGAATCGATCTCGATGCGGTCCAGCTTGTTCGCGCGCACATAGGCGAGCGCCGCGTACCACTTGTAGTCGAGCAGCCGCGCTTCCTGCACGAGCGGCGGGTCGGGCCAGCGGATGTTCAGGCCGCCTTCCGGCAGGATGAAGTCGGTCGGCAGCACGATTTCGGTGCGATGCGGGTCGATGTCGACCGATGCCGACGATTCGACCACGTCCGTCACGCACTTGAGCGCGACCCACAGGCCCGAGTAGCGGCTCATTGCCCAGCCGTGCAGGCCGAAATCGAGATATTCCTGCACGTTGGACGGGAACAGCACCGGCAGCCCGCACGCCTTGAAGATGTGTTCGGACTGGTGCGCGAGCGTCGACGATTTCGCCGCGTGGTCGTCGCCGGCGAGCACCAGCACGCCGCCGTGCTGCGACGAGCCGGCCGAGTTCGCGTGCTTGAATACGTCGCCGGTGCGGTCGACGCCCGGGCCCTTGCCGTACCACATGCCGAACACGCCGTCGTGCTTCGCGCCGGGGTACAGGTTCACCTGCTGCGAGCCCCACACGGCGGTGGCGGCGAGATCTTCGTTGAGGCCGGGCTGGAAGACGATCTGGTGGGCCGCGAGGTGCTGCTTGGCCTTCCAGAGCGAGAGGTCGAGGCCGCCGAGCGGCGAACCGCGGTAGCCGGAGATGAAGCCGGCCGTATTGAGGCCGGCGGCGCGATCGCGTTCCTGCTGGAGCATCGGCAGGCGCACGAGGGCCTGGATGCCGCTCATGTACGCGCGACCGCGCTCCAGTGTGTATTTGTCGTCAAGCGTGACGGACTTCAGCGCGGCTTCTAGCGACGCGCGTTGGTCTGCGTCTAGCGGGGCATTCATTAACTGTCTCCTCCACCCAGTCTGGGATCACCAAAACTTCGGTTGCGTCGGCATCTTTTGGACGCGTCGGCAGTGGCCGGCATGTTCGCCGGTTTTAAGCGATGGTAGCACTGGGGCAAACCCGCCGCTCGTCGTCAAAATTGCCGTGTCGGCCCGGCTGCGAGCACGTTTTACGCGTTACATCATGTAAAAGCATGTAAAGCCGCGCACATCGTCCGGCACTTGCCGTTAATCTTGTCGGCCTGCCGGAGGTGCCCGCCGGCGTCGATTGTCATGACGAAAGCGGGGAGGCGCCGGCAGTTTTACAGGAGGTGCAATGAACACACGTCATATCCAGAGTTTCCTGATCGTGTCCGCCGCGTTTTTCTCGATGACCGGCCCGGTGCACGCGCGAGGCGCGAGCGCACTGGCGGCAGCCGGCGCGCAGATGAGCCGGATCGCGCCCGCGCGGCACGCCGATGTGCAGCCGTCGGGCGTGCGCCTGGTCGTGCCGGGAGCGAATGCGCATTGATCCGGCCGGGCGGCCGCACCGGCCGCGCCGATGAACGTCGATGAAAAAAGGGCGGGAATCCTCGGATTCCCGCCCTTTCTATTTGCGCCGACGCCCGCCCGCTGCCGCCGGGCGTGCCGCGCCGCGCGCGTCAGGCCTTGTCCTGCACGACGCCGCGGCGGATCTGGTCGAGCTCGATCGATTCGAACAGCGCCTTGAAGTTGCCTTCGCCGAAGCCCTGGTTGCCCTTGCGCTGGATGATCTCGAAGAAGATCGGCCCGATCTGGTTCTCGGTGAAGATCTGCAGCAGCAGGTCGTCGCGCGCGCCGTCGATCAGGATCTTGCGCTTCTTCAGTTCTTCCAGCGATTCGCCGTGGTTCGGCACGCGGCGGTCGACCAGTTCGTAATACGTGTCGATCGTGTCGAGCAGCTTTACTTCCTTGCTGCGCAGGCCGTCGACCGCCTGGTAGATGTCGCTGGCGCCGAGCGCGATGTGCTGGATGCCTTCGCCGTGGTATGCGTCGAGGTATTCCTGGATCTGGCCGGCCGTATCCGAGCCTTCCTCGTTGATCGGGATGCGGATCTTGCCGCACGGCGACGTCATCGCCTTCGACTTCACGCCCGTCACCTTGCCTTCGATGTCGAAGTAGCGCACTTCGCGGAAGTTGAACAGGCGCTCGTAGAACTCGGCCCATTCCTGCATGCGGCCGCGATGCACGTTGTGCGTCAGGTGGTCGATATAGGTGAGGCCGTGGCCGACCGGGTTCGGGTTCGCGCCGGCGATCGGTTCGAAGTCGACGTCGTAGATGCTGATGTCGCCGATTGCGCCCGGCTGCGCGCCGTTCTTGCCGCGCCAGCGGTCGACGAAGTAGATCAGCGAATCGCCGATACCCTTGATCGCCGGGATGTTCAGCTCCATCGGGCCGGTCTTGTTGTCGAAGCCCCATGCGCCGAGTTCGAGCGCGCGCTTGTACGCCTTCGCGGCGTCCTGCACGCGGAACGCGATCGCGCAGATCGACGGGCCGTGCAGGCGCGCGAAGCGTTGTGCGAACGAATCGGGTTCGGCGTTGATGATGAAGTTGATGTCGCCCTGGCGGTACACCGTCACGTCCTTGTGGCGGTGGCGCGCGATCGCGGTGAAACCCATCCGTTCGAACAGTTGTCCGAGCGCTTTCGGGTCCGGTGCCGTGTATTCGATGAATTCGAAGCCGTCGGTGCCGACGGGGTTGTCCCAGTTCGGGATCTGCATGCTTGTCTCCGGAGGCGCGCCGCGACGCGCGTGTTGAATCGATGTGTGCGACAAAGTGTAGCGGGCGAGGGGAGGCGGAAACTTGCGAATTTGAGCGCGGCTGACTACAGTGGCGCAATTTACAGTCTTGAATTCATGCTTGGGGGGCAGAAGATGGCGCAAGCCGAATTGGATGCCATCGACCGGCGGATTCTCGCGATTCTGCAGGAGAACGGGCGCCTGTCGAACCAGGAGATCGCCGAGCGTGTGAACCTGTCGCCGAGCCCGTGCCTGCGGCGGATCCGGCGGCTCGAGGAGATCGGCGTGATCACCGGTTATGTCGCGCTGCTGAATCCGCAGAAGCTCGGGCTCGACCTGCTCGCGTACGTGAGCGTGCGGCTCGAGAAACGCGGCGGCCTGGCACCGGTGCGGGTCGACGAAACGTCGGCGCGCGCGGGCGCGACCCATGCGGAGCTGTTTCGCGCGGCCGTGCAGACCTGGCCGGAAGTGGTCGCGTGCCACGCGATGACGGGGGACATGGATTACCTGCTGCGCGTGCAGGTCGAGGACATGGCGCATTTCTCCCGCTTCGTGCAGGAGCATCTGCTGCATCACCCGTCGGTGATCGACGTGAAGACGAGCTTTTCGCTCGAATGCTTCAAGGAGACGACGGCGTTGCCGATTCGTTCGGTGCGCTAGTGCGCGGCGGGGGGGAGAGAGGGGCCGGGCGCGCGGAGGGCGCGGCCCGGCTGGCCGACGTTACGCCGTCAGGGCGGCGGGCATCAGCGATTCGATGAACTTCGTGGTGCGGCGCGCCTGGCGCTTCATCGCATAGTCGAACACCGCGGCCTGCTCCTGCAGCATCTCGGCGATGATCGTCGAGTGATCGGCCGGCGGCAGCGACAGGTACGCATCGGCTTCGCCGTATGCATACTCGATCCGCATCCCGGATTTCTTCGCGATGTGCATCATCGTCGCGTTACGCGACAGGCAATGCATGTACAGCATCGTCACGTGCGTGTTGCGGCTGCGGATCGCCGCGCGCTCGAACAGCTTCGAGCCGACACCGCGGCCGCGTGCGCTTTCGAGCACCGACACGCCGAATTCGGCCGTGCGCTTGTCGCCCTCGGCCGGCAGGTAGGCCAGGTGGCCGACGCCGATCAGTTCGAGGTCGTGGTCGAACACGCCGAACACGGTGTCGCGACCGAAGTCGATCGTGCGGACATAGTTCTCGATCACGTGGTCGGGCACCATCTGGCCGAAGCGCAGCAGGCGGTCCTCTTCGTCGAGCGAGAGAAAGTGGGTGAGCATTTGCTCACGGTCTTTGGAAGCCAGTTCCCTGACGAGAACCGGCGCAGTACCGACCGTGCCGACGACTTCGGCAGGGTTGAATTGCGTGTTCATCGTGGGTTCCTCAGTGTGTGGCTGCACAAGCGGGTTGTGCAATGCAACAGCATTTTACCCGACCGCCAGCCCTCGGATTGGGGAAAACCCGTATTTGACGATGTTTGATCTGGAGGATGAATTCTAAATCCGCTTAGTTAATTCTCTATCTATTTGATTATAAACGTATTTAAAATTCATCATATGAAATGCGCGGCGAGTGGTCACAGTGTGCCCGTCGCGCAACGCTTGCTGCTGCGCGGCAATCAGGTGGCCGTCGACAGCCCGCGTTCGATCAGGTCGATCACCTGCTCGGCGAAGTCGCGGTAGCCGAGGCGGCCGCCGGGCTTCAGCCACGTGAACGTCCAGTTGATCATCCCGAACACCATCATCGTCACGGAAGTCTGGTTTTCCTTCGAGATGCGGTCCGGGTACGCGCGCGCCAGCTGGCGCGTGAATGCCGCGACGATGTCGCGCTGGCGGTCGAGCACGATTTCGCGCTGCGCGTCCTCGAGATACTTCACGTCGTTGAGCAACGCGACGTGGCGGCTGTGCGATGTCTCGTATTCGGCGAGGAACGCGCGCACGAGCTCCGCGAACGCGTCGCGCTCGCTGAGGCCGCGCCGCTGGCTCGCCCCTTCGACCTCGGCGATGATCAGCATCAGCCGTTTCGTGTAGCGGTCGAGCAGGTCGAACAGGATCGCTTCCTTGCTCTCGTAGTAGTGGTAGAGGCGTGCCTTCGACGTGCCGCTCGCGGTCGCGAGATCGGACATCGACGTGCTCGGGTAGCTCGTCTGCGCGAATTTGTCGGCGGCCAGATCGAGGATCTGCTCGCGCTGGGATTCGTGGTCGGGCGCTCGGGTACGGGCCATGGTCGAATGCGGAAGATTAGCGGTGCGCGGCGGCCGCGCGGGCCGCGCGCACCTGCGTGGAAGAGAGGGCGTCGGGCGAGTCGTTCTGCAGCTCGAGCCGGCCGGCCGCCGCGAGTTCGCGGCAGCGCCACCAGGCGATCGAGTCGCTGACGAACAGCCCGCCGCGATCGGCGTCGGCCATGATGCTGCCGACGAGGCGCCGCGCGGGCACCCAGTCGGTTTCCGCGCGCGCGACGATCAGCGCGTCGAGTTCTTCATAGTGGCCGCTCTTGATCGTGTTGCTGACCCAGTAGCGCAGTTCGGCGTTCTGGTGTTTCGCCTCCTGCCATTCGAGCGCGAGGCGGCCGATGCGCAGCACCGAGATCGGCGCGGCCACCGGCCGCTTGCGCGCCAGTTCGGCGGGCGAGAACATGCCGGTCGCGCACGCCTGGTCGGTGCGCGACAGCGACGCGCGCTGCGCCGAATCGAGGTCGGCGGCCGACAGCCGCACTTCGTTCAGGCGTTGCGGGACATTGCGCAGGTGATAGGCGACGCGCCGCAGCAGCAGCTTGTCGCCGACGCTCGGCGCATGCCACACCACCACCTGGCCCGTCTCCGTCGCCAGCTGGTCGAGGCGTGCGAACTCGGCTTCGATCTCTGCGTTCCAGTCGGGAATCTGGTCGCCGAGCACGCGCTGCCAGAAGGCTGCGCGCGTGTCGGGCGTCTCGTCGGCGCTCTTGAGCGGCCCGACGCCGAGATCGTCGAGCAATCCGACGACGTGCTCGTCGCGCCCGGCTTGCGCGAGTGCCTCGCGCAGCGACGCGGCGGCGGTGCCGCCCTGAATCACATGAATGGTACTCATCGGCCTGTCGTCAACAAAAGAAAACCGCCGGCCGGGCGGACGTTGCGATGTCCAGCCGGCCGGCGGCTCCTAGTGTAAGCGAGATGTGTGACGGCGAGAAACCGTCCGGCGCCGCGACGCGACGTCGCTCAACGCTCGTCGAAGCTCACGACGACCTTGTCGCTGATCGGGTGGCACTGGCACGTGAGCACGAAGCCGTCCTTCACTTCATGCGCCTCGAGCGTGTAGTTCTTCTCCATCCGCACTTCGCCCTCGAGCACCTTCGCGCGGCACGTGCAGCACACGCCGCCCTTGCACGCGTACGGCAGCGCGAGGCCCGCACGCAGGCCGATATCGAGCAGGCTCACGCCTTCGTACGGCAGCCGCAGCTTGCGCTTCTTGCCGTCGAGCACGATTTCGAGGTCGGCGGCCGGCGTCTGGTCGGTGATTTCGACGACCGGCGCGCCGGCCTGCGGCAGCGGCGTGCCGAAGCGCTCGACGTGCACCTTCGCCTGCGGCACG includes:
- a CDS encoding GNAT family N-acetyltransferase encodes the protein MNTQFNPAEVVGTVGTAPVLVRELASKDREQMLTHFLSLDEEDRLLRFGQMVPDHVIENYVRTIDFGRDTVFGVFDHDLELIGVGHLAYLPAEGDKRTAEFGVSVLESARGRGVGSKLFERAAIRSRNTHVTMLYMHCLSRNATMMHIAKKSGMRIEYAYGEADAYLSLPPADHSTIIAEMLQEQAAVFDYAMKRQARRTTKFIESLMPAALTA
- a CDS encoding TetR/AcrR family transcriptional regulator encodes the protein MARTRAPDHESQREQILDLAADKFAQTSYPSTSMSDLATASGTSKARLYHYYESKEAILFDLLDRYTKRLMLIIAEVEGASQRRGLSERDAFAELVRAFLAEYETSHSRHVALLNDVKYLEDAQREIVLDRQRDIVAAFTRQLARAYPDRISKENQTSVTMMVFGMINWTFTWLKPGGRLGYRDFAEQVIDLIERGLSTAT
- a CDS encoding Lrp/AsnC family transcriptional regulator, encoding MAQAELDAIDRRILAILQENGRLSNQEIAERVNLSPSPCLRRIRRLEEIGVITGYVALLNPQKLGLDLLAYVSVRLEKRGGLAPVRVDETSARAGATHAELFRAAVQTWPEVVACHAMTGDMDYLLRVQVEDMAHFSRFVQEHLLHHPSVIDVKTSFSLECFKETTALPIRSVR
- a CDS encoding DUF1835 domain-containing protein, whose translation is MSTIHVIQGGTAAASLREALAQAGRDEHVVGLLDDLGVGPLKSADETPDTRAAFWQRVLGDQIPDWNAEIEAEFARLDQLATETGQVVVWHAPSVGDKLLLRRVAYHLRNVPQRLNEVRLSAADLDSAQRASLSRTDQACATGMFSPAELARKRPVAAPISVLRIGRLALEWQEAKHQNAELRYWVSNTIKSGHYEELDALIVARAETDWVPARRLVGSIMADADRGGLFVSDSIAWWRCRELAAAGRLELQNDSPDALSSTQVRAARAAAAHR
- the hppD gene encoding 4-hydroxyphenylpyruvate dioxygenase translates to MQIPNWDNPVGTDGFEFIEYTAPDPKALGQLFERMGFTAIARHRHKDVTVYRQGDINFIINAEPDSFAQRFARLHGPSICAIAFRVQDAAKAYKRALELGAWGFDNKTGPMELNIPAIKGIGDSLIYFVDRWRGKNGAQPGAIGDISIYDVDFEPIAGANPNPVGHGLTYIDHLTHNVHRGRMQEWAEFYERLFNFREVRYFDIEGKVTGVKSKAMTSPCGKIRIPINEEGSDTAGQIQEYLDAYHGEGIQHIALGASDIYQAVDGLRSKEVKLLDTIDTYYELVDRRVPNHGESLEELKKRKILIDGARDDLLLQIFTENQIGPIFFEIIQRKGNQGFGEGNFKALFESIELDQIRRGVVQDKA
- a CDS encoding indolepyruvate ferredoxin oxidoreductase family protein; this translates as MNAPLDADQRASLEAALKSVTLDDKYTLERGRAYMSGIQALVRLPMLQQERDRAAGLNTAGFISGYRGSPLGGLDLSLWKAKQHLAAHQIVFQPGLNEDLAATAVWGSQQVNLYPGAKHDGVFGMWYGKGPGVDRTGDVFKHANSAGSSQHGGVLVLAGDDHAAKSSTLAHQSEHIFKACGLPVLFPSNVQEYLDFGLHGWAMSRYSGLWVALKCVTDVVESSASVDIDPHRTEIVLPTDFILPEGGLNIRWPDPPLVQEARLLDYKWYAALAYVRANKLDRIEIDSPNARFGIMTGGKAYLDVRQALTDLGLDDETCARIGIRLYKVGCVWPLEAQGAQAFARGLDEILVVEEKRQILEYAIKEELYNWPDGQRPRVFGKFDEKDGAGGEWSVPMGNWLLPAHYELSPAIIAKAIATRLEKFELPSDVRARIAARLAVINAKEMALAKPHVQTERKPWFCSGCPHNTSTNVPEGSRAIAGIGCHYMTVWMDRSTSTFSQMGGEGVPWIGQAPFTDEKHVFANLGDGTYFHSGLLAVRAAISSKANITYKILYNDAVAMTGGQPVDGVLTVPQITHQLASEGAKKIVIVTDEPEKYDSQKALLAPGVPIHHRDQLDDVQRELREIEGTTILIYDQTCATEKRRRRKRGTYPDPAKRVVINDAVCEGCGDCSVQSNCLSVEPLETEFGTKRQINQSSCNKDFSCVKGFCPSFVTVEGGQLKKPKAVSVDGDALPPIPEPTLPDIDRAYGVLVTGVGGTGVVTIGALLGMAAHLENKGVTVLDVTGLAQKGGAVMSHVQISHAPTDIHATRIAMGEADLVIGCDAIVTAGDECTSRMRHDTTRVVVNSAQTPTAEFIKNPNWAFPGLSAENDIRAAAGEAVDFIDANRFAVALLGDAIYTNPFVLGYAWQKGWLPLTLASLVRAIELNAVSVEKNRAAFDWGRRAAYDLASVKQAAAGDARPAQGATVIALHTKKAVDALIAKRVEFLTAYQNAAYAARYAAFVDKVRAAERALADGDTVVQEPLTEAVARNLFKLMAYKDEYEVARLQSDPAFLARLSAQFEGDWKLKFHLAPPLFAKTDAHGHLVKKAYGPWMMTAFRWLAKAKFLRGTGLDPFGRTEERRSERALIGEYEALIGEVLAKLNAANRPLALELAALPDGIRGYGHVKERNLQAVRIKWRDLVARWRAPQDGTTRHVA